TATCCAACGTTCTATCAGTTTAAACAGCTTTTGCTTAAGCGGAGAAATATCTTCTCTTAAAAACGCATAACCATTTGGCGTGTAATAGACTCTTGCTGTAGGCTAAGATTTTCTTGCTATTCGCCCCAAAACTCCTGCTTTTGATGAGTGTAAATGAATGACATCGGGTTTTATTTGTTTTATGGCTTTTTTAAGGTGTTGCAAACTTTTGTAATCTTTCAAAAAAGAAACTTCTCTTTGCATGGGAAGCACTACTAATTTTGTGTCAGGCGAAAAATCTTTTTTAAAATTAAGTTGATCCGTGCCTTCGCGGTTTGGACTATAAATAATATGCGTTTCAATATTTGAATTTTGGGCTGTAAAAGCACAAATAGATTGAATGTAAGTATAAACTCCTGTGACAAAAGTTTCAGAAATGTGTAATACTTTAATTTTTTTCATTTAGAGCAAAAATAATCATATTTTTGTCCCTAAGGTTTTAATCTATTAAACTTCTATCATCAAATTTTTACTTTTCTATTTTAAAATAAAATTTATATGAAAATCACAATCATTGGAACTGGCTACGTCGGTCTCGTTACAGGTAGCTGTCTCGCCGAAACAGGCAACGACGTTTTATGTATAGATATAGATAAAGACAAGGTCGAAAAAATGCAAAACGGTATTGTGCCTATTTACGAACCTCATCTTGATGTGTTGTTTGAACGCAATATCGATGCTGGACGCTTGACCTTTTCAACAAACCTTCATCAAGGTCTTGACTTTGGAGAAGTTATATTCTTGGCTCTACCAACGCCTGAAGACGAAGACGGCTCAGCAGATTTAAAATACGTTCTCGGTGTTGCCAAAGAAATTGGAGAATACATCACCTCTTACAAAGTCATTGTTGATAAAAGCACAGTTCCTGTTGGCACCGCTGAAAAAGTTAAGGAAACCATAGCCGAAAATGCTAA
This genomic window from Flavobacterium sp. CS20 contains:
- a CDS encoding glycosyltransferase, translating into MKKIKVLHISETFVTGVYTYIQSICAFTAQNSNIETHIIYSPNREGTDQLNFKKDFSPDTKLVVLPMQREVSFLKDYKSLQHLKKAIKQIKPDVIHLHSSKAGVLGRIARKS